The genomic window CCGTATTCGATTATATCGTTAACAGATACACCATATTTCTTTTTTAATCGTGATATCTCATGTAATCGTCCTTCTATAAAGTTAAGACGACCTTGGTCATACTCAAGGGAATCAAGAGCGCCTTGTAACTCATGTGCCATATCCTCAATAATATAAAAATTAGAAGCCAAGGAGTCGTATACACCTTTTAAATCATCTCTAAGTGTAGTAAGTCCCTCAACATGCGTTAACGCTAATCCTAACCAGTCAAGCCCTTTTTGTTCTCCTTTAAGAGACATAACGGCAGCTTCTAGTCCATGATGAAGCTTTTCAAAGTTGCTTATTTCACGCTTCTCTTGAGCTAAGCTCTCATCCTCACCTGGTTGTAAATTAGCGTTTTGAATTTCATGTAATTGGAACTTTAGCAAATCGAGCCGTTGCGCCATTTGTTGTTCATTTGTAGATAAGTCCTCTACTTTTTTACTTAATTCTTTATAGGATTTGTATAATTGTCCGTATTCATGAATCGCTGCTTTTACTTCTTCTCCACCAAACTCGTCTAGTAAAGATAAATGTAAATCAGAATGCAGTAGCTCTTGATGCTCATGCTGACCGTGTATATCAACTAAAGTACGTCCTATCTCACGAAGAATAGCAATCGTTACGAGTTTACCATTTATACGACACACACTTTTACCACTCGCCAATATTTCACGACGCAAAATAATCATTCCATCTGTAATATCAATGCCCATTTGTTGTGCGATGTTATAGCAAGGATGATCATCATCCTCTAGTGATAACAAACCTTCAATTTCAGCTCTTTTTTCGCCATGTCTAACAAATTCAATGGATCCACGACCGCCTGTTAATAAAAATATCGCATCAATTATGATTGATTTCCCTGCGCCTGTTTCTCCCGTTAAAACTGTCATGCCTGTTTCAAAAGATACGGTCAAAGACTCAATTATAGCAAAGTTTTTTATTGATAATTCTAAGAGCATATATATCACGTCCTACTTGGTTTAAATCATATCTAAAAACCGCTTTGAAATCATGTCTGTTTGTTTTTGTTCACGACAAATAATTAGGATTGTATCGTCACCACATATTGTTCCTAATATCTCATCCCAGTCAAGACTATCTATTAAAGCTCCTATTGCATTTGCATTACCAGGTAAGGTCTTCATTACAAGCAAGTGACCTGCACTATCAATTCTTATAAAAGCATCCATTAAAGCTCGCTTTAGCTTTTGCAAAGGATTAAACTTTTGGTCTGACGGCAAGCTGTATTTATAGCGCCCATCCATCGTAGGTACCTTAACTAAATGTAGTTCTTTAATATCACGAGATACAGTGGCTTGTGTAACATTAAAGCCCGCTTCCTTTAGTAGATCGACTAATTCATCTTGTGTTTCAATATCATTATTGTGAATCATTTCTTTAATCTTAATATGACGTTGTCCTTTATTCATGTACGCGCACCTCGTCTAAACCCTGTATTTTTATACCATTTATGTTATACGATAATCACCAGCTTGTCATTATTTTTGAGAAAATGCTTTAAAAAACTTACTTTTTTCGCCAACATTCACCATGAATTATATTATAAACACCATTATTGTTATATGCATTATTTAA from Bacillus sp. HMF5848 includes these protein-coding regions:
- the ahrC gene encoding transcriptional regulator AhrC/ArgR translates to MNKGQRHIKIKEMIHNNDIETQDELVDLLKEAGFNVTQATVSRDIKELHLVKVPTMDGRYKYSLPSDQKFNPLQKLKRALMDAFIRIDSAGHLLVMKTLPGNANAIGALIDSLDWDEILGTICGDDTILIICREQKQTDMISKRFLDMI
- the recN gene encoding DNA repair protein RecN translates to MLLELSIKNFAIIESLTVSFETGMTVLTGETGAGKSIIIDAIFLLTGGRGSIEFVRHGEKRAEIEGLLSLEDDDHPCYNIAQQMGIDITDGMIILRREILASGKSVCRINGKLVTIAILREIGRTLVDIHGQHEHQELLHSDLHLSLLDEFGGEEVKAAIHEYGQLYKSYKELSKKVEDLSTNEQQMAQRLDLLKFQLHEIQNANLQPGEDESLAQEKREISNFEKLHHGLEAAVMSLKGEQKGLDWLGLALTHVEGLTTLRDDLKGVYDSLASNFYIIEDMAHELQGALDSLEYDQGRLNFIEGRLHEISRLKKKYGVSVNDIIEYGAEIEEEIEKIDNKDSILTSYAKQLDGIKEDVLVEAENLSAIRKKYADKLTTVIMQELKELYMEKTKFTIEFESLGVNFQKNGIDGVEFYISTNPGEPPKQLTKIASGGELSRIMLAMKSIFSRHQGVTSIIFDEVDTGVSGRVAQAIAEKMFRLSIGSQVLCISHLPQVAAMADTHLYITKSERNGRTITDVSILSEDEKVKEIARMISGVEITDLTMQHARELLEMADSMKQINV